In one window of Azoarcus olearius DNA:
- the hypD gene encoding hydrogenase formation protein HypD — translation MKYVDEFRDGELARGLGEAIRREADPGRHYAFMEFCGGHTHAISRYGVIDLLPKNVRMVHGPGCPVCVLPVGRIDMAIKLAMERAVTICTYGDCLRVPASDGLSLLKARAHLDKSRADIRMVYSAADALALAQREPQREVVFLAIGFETTTPPTALVLKQAQALGLKNFSVLCNHVLTPAAIVAILEHPEGSGVQLDGFVGPAHVSTVIGSRPYDFVATQYNKPVVIAGFEPLDVMQSILMLVRQVNDGRAAVENEFTRAVTPDGNRKAQALVAEVFELRDSYEWRGLGSLPQSALKIRAEFAAWDAEARFGIGYTPVADHKACECGTILRGEKRPADCKLFGTVCTPETPMGSCMVSSEGACAAHYNYGRFRDIAVVAA, via the coding sequence ATGAAGTACGTGGACGAATTCCGCGACGGCGAACTCGCCCGCGGCCTTGGCGAGGCGATCCGGCGCGAGGCCGATCCCGGCCGCCACTACGCCTTCATGGAGTTCTGCGGCGGCCACACCCACGCCATCTCGCGCTACGGCGTGATCGACCTGCTGCCGAAGAACGTGCGCATGGTGCACGGCCCCGGCTGCCCGGTGTGCGTGCTGCCGGTGGGCCGCATCGACATGGCGATCAAGCTCGCGATGGAGCGCGCGGTGACGATCTGCACCTACGGCGACTGCCTGCGCGTGCCCGCCTCCGACGGCCTCTCGCTGCTGAAGGCGCGCGCCCACCTGGATAAATCCCGCGCCGACATCCGCATGGTGTATTCCGCCGCCGATGCGCTCGCGCTCGCCCAGCGCGAGCCGCAGCGCGAGGTGGTGTTCCTCGCGATCGGCTTCGAGACCACCACGCCGCCCACCGCGCTGGTGCTGAAGCAGGCGCAGGCACTGGGGCTGAAGAACTTCAGCGTGCTGTGCAACCACGTGCTGACCCCGGCGGCGATCGTCGCCATCCTCGAACACCCCGAGGGCAGCGGCGTGCAGCTCGACGGCTTCGTCGGCCCGGCGCACGTCTCCACGGTGATCGGCAGCCGGCCCTACGACTTCGTCGCCACGCAGTACAACAAGCCGGTGGTGATCGCCGGCTTCGAGCCGCTCGACGTGATGCAGTCCATCCTGATGCTGGTGCGCCAGGTGAATGACGGTCGCGCCGCGGTCGAGAACGAATTCACCCGCGCCGTCACCCCGGACGGCAACCGCAAGGCGCAGGCCCTGGTCGCCGAGGTCTTCGAGCTGCGCGACAGCTACGAATGGCGCGGCCTCGGCAGCCTGCCGCAGTCGGCGCTGAAGATCCGCGCCGAGTTCGCCGCATGGGATGCCGAGGCCAGGTTCGGCATCGGCTACACCCCGGTCGCCGACCACAAGGCCTGCGAGTGCGGCACCATCCTGCGCGGCGAAAAGCGCCCGGCCGACTGCAAGCTGTTCGGCACCGTGTGCACGCCGGAAACGCCGATGGGCTCGTGCATGGTGTCCTCCGAAGGCGCCTGCGCCGCCCACTACAATTACGGCCGTTTCCGCGACATCGCGGTGGTGGCCGCCTGA
- the hypE gene encoding hydrogenase expression/formation protein HypE, protein MKANYTRPLDLKHGRVDMNHGAGGRATAQLVSELFARAFDNPWLAQGDDGAVLPAPEPGERLVMATDGHVVSPLFFPGGDIGSLAVHGTVNDLAVMGARPLYLSASFILEEGYPLADLKRIVDAMAEASRSVGVPVVTGDTKVVEQGKGDGVFIATTGVGALPPGRAPGGASARPGDVVLVSGSMGDHGMAILAVREALAFDSEIRSDSAPLACLVETLYAAVPADAIRVLRDPTRGGLATTLNEIARQSGAGMLIDEAAIPVHPQVEAACELLGLDPLYLANEGKLIVVCAPEHAEAALAAMRAHPRGRDAARIGTVIADDHHFVQLRTALGGMRMLDWLSGEPLPRIC, encoded by the coding sequence ATGAAAGCCAACTACACCCGCCCGCTGGACCTCAAGCATGGCCGCGTCGACATGAACCACGGCGCCGGCGGCCGCGCCACCGCGCAGCTGGTCTCCGAACTCTTCGCCCGCGCCTTCGACAACCCCTGGCTCGCCCAGGGCGACGACGGCGCGGTGCTGCCGGCGCCCGAACCCGGCGAACGCCTGGTGATGGCGACCGACGGCCACGTGGTGTCGCCGCTGTTCTTTCCGGGCGGCGACATCGGCAGCCTGGCGGTGCACGGCACGGTCAACGACCTGGCGGTGATGGGCGCGCGCCCGCTCTACCTGTCGGCCAGCTTCATCCTGGAAGAAGGCTATCCGCTCGCCGACCTCAAGCGCATCGTCGACGCCATGGCCGAGGCCAGCCGCAGCGTCGGTGTGCCGGTGGTCACCGGCGACACCAAGGTGGTCGAGCAGGGCAAGGGCGACGGCGTCTTCATTGCCACCACTGGCGTCGGCGCGCTGCCCCCGGGCCGGGCGCCGGGTGGCGCCAGCGCGCGCCCGGGCGACGTGGTGCTGGTGTCGGGCAGCATGGGCGACCACGGCATGGCCATCCTCGCGGTGCGCGAGGCGCTCGCCTTCGACAGCGAAATCCGCTCCGACAGCGCACCGCTCGCCTGTTTGGTCGAAACGCTGTACGCCGCGGTGCCGGCCGACGCGATCCGCGTGCTGCGCGATCCCACCCGCGGCGGGCTGGCCACCACGCTCAACGAGATCGCGCGCCAGTCCGGCGCCGGCATGCTGATCGACGAGGCCGCGATCCCGGTGCACCCGCAGGTGGAAGCCGCCTGCGAGCTGCTCGGGCTGGACCCGCTCTATCTCGCCAACGAGGGCAAGCTGATCGTCGTCTGCGCGCCAGAGCACGCCGAGGCCGCGCTTGCCGCCATGCGGGCCCATCCGCGCGGCCGGGACGCCGCACGCATCGGCACCGTGATCGCGGACGATCACCACTTCGTACAGCTGCGCACCGCGCTCGGCGGCATGCGCATGCTCGACTGGCTGTCGGGCGAACCGCTGCCGCGCATCTGCTGA
- a CDS encoding sigma-54-dependent transcriptional regulator, with translation MPPPLPPELPSILVVDDEIRSQEALRRTLEEDFEVFTASGADDAIAILEREWIQIVLCDQRMPGSSGVALLRQVRERWPEAVRIIISGYTDSEDIIAGINEAGIYQYLLKPWQPEQLLLALKSAAEMARLHAENQRLTLELRTAAPVLEKQVSHRRASVRQQFALDAVLRAPGSPMNAVCALVKKLAALDIPVLLTGESGTGKELLARALHYDSPRAGEAFVVENCGALPDQLLESELFGHKRGAFTGAFEDRVGLFKQADGGTMLLDEIGETSFAFQVKLLRALQEGEVRPVGAPRPIPVDARVIAATNRDLEAEVRAGRFREDLYYRLAALTIHVPPLRERTMDIPLIAQALVDETQAALGRRFEPLSAEVITCLQAWRWPGNVRELRNEVLRMIALADDERLSAAHLSPRVLRAGDAHEEPALSMLSGLDGDLKTRLEALEARIVKESLIRHRWNKTRAAKELGLSRVGLRSKLARYGLERD, from the coding sequence ATGCCCCCGCCGCTGCCGCCCGAACTGCCGTCCATCCTCGTCGTCGACGACGAGATCCGCTCGCAGGAAGCCCTGCGCCGCACGCTGGAGGAAGACTTCGAAGTCTTCACCGCGTCCGGCGCCGACGACGCGATCGCCATCCTCGAGCGCGAGTGGATACAGATCGTGCTGTGCGACCAGCGCATGCCGGGCAGCTCCGGCGTCGCGCTGCTGCGCCAGGTGCGCGAGCGCTGGCCCGAGGCGGTGCGCATCATCATTTCCGGCTACACCGATTCGGAAGACATCATCGCCGGCATCAACGAGGCCGGCATCTACCAGTACCTGCTCAAGCCCTGGCAGCCGGAACAGCTGCTGCTGGCGCTGAAATCCGCCGCCGAAATGGCCCGGCTGCACGCCGAGAACCAGCGCCTGACGCTGGAACTGCGCACCGCCGCGCCGGTGCTCGAAAAACAGGTCAGCCACCGGCGCGCCAGCGTGCGCCAGCAGTTCGCGCTCGACGCCGTGCTGCGCGCGCCCGGCTCGCCGATGAACGCGGTGTGCGCGCTGGTGAAGAAGCTCGCCGCGCTCGACATCCCGGTGCTGCTGACCGGCGAATCCGGCACCGGCAAGGAACTGCTGGCGCGCGCGCTGCACTACGACAGCCCGCGCGCCGGCGAGGCCTTCGTGGTGGAGAACTGCGGCGCGCTGCCCGACCAGCTGCTGGAATCCGAACTCTTCGGCCACAAGCGCGGCGCCTTCACCGGCGCCTTCGAAGACCGCGTCGGCCTCTTCAAGCAGGCCGATGGCGGCACCATGCTGCTCGACGAGATCGGTGAAACCTCGTTCGCCTTCCAGGTGAAGCTGCTGCGCGCGCTGCAGGAGGGCGAGGTGCGGCCGGTGGGAGCGCCGCGGCCGATTCCGGTGGATGCGCGGGTGATTGCCGCCACCAACCGCGACCTCGAAGCCGAGGTGCGCGCCGGCCGCTTCCGCGAGGATCTCTACTACCGGCTGGCGGCACTCACCATCCATGTGCCGCCGCTGCGCGAGCGCACGATGGACATCCCGCTGATCGCGCAGGCGCTGGTGGATGAAACCCAGGCCGCACTCGGACGCCGCTTCGAGCCGCTGTCGGCCGAGGTGATCACCTGCCTGCAGGCCTGGCGCTGGCCGGGCAATGTGCGCGAACTGCGCAACGAGGTGCTGCGCATGATCGCGCTCGCCGACGACGAGCGCCTGTCGGCCGCCCACCTGAGCCCGCGCGTGCTGCGTGCGGGCGACGCGCACGAGGAGCCGGCGCTGTCGATGCTGAGCGGGCTGGACGGCGACCTCAAGACCCGGCTGGAAGCGCTCGAAGCGCGCATCGTCAAGGAAAGCCTGATCCGCCACCGCTGGAACAAGACCCGCGCGGCCAAGGAACTCGGCCTGTCGCGCGTCGGCCTGCGCAGCAAGCTGGCGCGCTATGGGCTGGAGCGCGACTGA
- a CDS encoding ferredoxin hydrogenase small subunit, producing the protein MNLIWLQSGGCGGCTMSLLCSDARDLLGLLRDAGINILWHPSLSEQTGPEALALLEACANGEIPLDLLCVEGAMLRGPAGSGRFHVLAGSGKPMIHWVEALAARARHTLAIGSCAAWGGISAGGTNPTEACGLQYEGETRGGLLGAGYRGSAGLPVINVAGCPTHPGWVVDTLLALALGEFGADALDALARPRFYADQLVHHGCSRNEFYEFKASAEKPSDLGCMMEHLGCKGTQAHADCNLRPWNGSGSCTSGGYACISCTEPGFETPGHPFAQTPKVAGIPIGLPSDMPKAWFVALAALSKSATPRRVRENATADHPQITPAIRRTGLK; encoded by the coding sequence ATGAACCTCATCTGGCTCCAATCCGGCGGTTGCGGCGGCTGCACGATGTCGCTGCTGTGCTCGGACGCGCGCGATCTCCTCGGCCTGCTGCGCGACGCCGGGATCAACATCCTGTGGCATCCCTCGTTGTCCGAACAGACCGGACCGGAGGCGCTGGCGCTGCTGGAAGCCTGCGCGAACGGCGAGATTCCGCTCGATCTGCTGTGCGTGGAAGGCGCGATGCTGCGCGGCCCCGCCGGCAGCGGCCGCTTCCATGTGCTGGCCGGCAGCGGCAAGCCGATGATCCACTGGGTGGAGGCGCTGGCCGCGCGCGCGCGCCACACGCTGGCGATCGGCTCCTGCGCGGCCTGGGGTGGCATCAGCGCCGGCGGCACCAACCCCACCGAGGCCTGCGGCCTGCAATACGAGGGTGAAACCCGCGGCGGCCTCCTCGGCGCCGGCTATCGCGGCAGCGCCGGCCTGCCGGTAATCAACGTGGCCGGCTGCCCCACGCACCCCGGCTGGGTGGTCGACACGCTGCTGGCGCTCGCGCTGGGCGAGTTCGGCGCCGACGCGCTCGATGCGCTCGCGCGGCCGCGCTTCTACGCCGATCAGCTGGTGCACCACGGCTGCTCGCGCAACGAGTTCTACGAGTTCAAGGCCAGCGCCGAAAAGCCCTCCGACCTCGGCTGCATGATGGAGCACCTCGGCTGCAAGGGCACCCAGGCCCATGCGGACTGCAACCTGCGGCCTTGGAACGGCAGCGGCTCGTGCACCAGCGGCGGCTACGCCTGCATCTCGTGCACCGAACCCGGCTTCGAGACTCCCGGCCATCCCTTCGCGCAGACGCCCAAGGTGGCCGGCATCCCGATCGGCCTGCCGTCCGACATGCCGAAGGCCTGGTTCGTGGCGCTGGCGGCGCTGTCCAAGTCGGCCACGCCGCGCCGCGTGCGCGAAAACGCCACCGCCGACCACCCGCAGATCACGCCGGCGATCCGCCGCACCGGACTGAAATGA
- a CDS encoding nickel-dependent hydrogenase large subunit, which produces MNRIVVGPFNRVEGDLEVTLDVADGRVAAARVNSPLFRGFEQILVGKDPRDALVFVPRICGICSVSQSAAAAAALRAAMGLAVPDNGRHAANLVLATENLADHFTHFYLFFMPDFARDAYAGRRWFEAARARFKAVEGSATADALPARAAFMHTLGLLAGKWPHTLSLQPGGSARAVSAAEKIRLYALLREFRGWLERRLFGDSLEAIAALDSMAALEAWAAARPPGASDFRLFLEIAADLKLRRAGRATDVYLSYGAYGDADDALFARGVWRPGSATTALDAGAIVEDVSHAWLRDEAPRHPLQGHTWPDADKAGAYSWCKAPRLGGEVVECGALARQLVDGQPLLRELVTGEGGSVFARVLGRLLEFARVLPAMETWVRAIEPGAPFCAQGELPDDAQGVGLVEAARGALGHWLTVRHGRIVGYQIIAPTTWNFSPRDAAGTPGALEQALVGLPMAEDGSVPALVQHVVRSFDPCMVCTVH; this is translated from the coding sequence ATGAACCGCATCGTCGTCGGGCCCTTCAACCGCGTCGAGGGCGACCTGGAGGTGACGCTGGACGTGGCCGACGGCCGGGTGGCGGCGGCGCGGGTCAATTCGCCGCTCTTCCGCGGTTTCGAGCAGATCCTGGTGGGCAAGGACCCGCGCGACGCGCTGGTGTTCGTGCCGCGCATCTGCGGCATCTGCTCGGTGTCGCAGTCGGCCGCGGCCGCGGCGGCGCTGCGCGCGGCGATGGGACTGGCCGTGCCGGACAACGGCCGCCACGCCGCCAACCTGGTCCTCGCCACCGAGAACCTTGCCGACCACTTCACCCACTTCTACCTCTTCTTCATGCCCGACTTCGCCCGCGACGCCTATGCGGGGCGGCGGTGGTTCGAGGCGGCGCGGGCACGCTTCAAGGCGGTGGAAGGCAGTGCCACGGCGGACGCGCTGCCGGCGCGCGCCGCCTTCATGCACACCCTGGGGCTGCTCGCCGGCAAGTGGCCGCACACCTTGTCGCTGCAGCCGGGCGGTTCGGCGCGCGCGGTGTCGGCCGCGGAAAAGATCCGCCTCTATGCGCTGCTGCGCGAGTTCCGCGGCTGGCTGGAGCGGCGCTTGTTCGGCGACAGTCTGGAAGCGATCGCGGCGCTCGATTCGATGGCGGCGCTCGAAGCCTGGGCCGCGGCGCGACCGCCGGGCGCGTCGGACTTCCGCCTGTTCCTGGAGATCGCCGCGGACCTTAAGCTGCGCCGCGCGGGCCGCGCCACAGATGTCTATCTGAGCTACGGCGCCTATGGCGACGCGGACGACGCCCTGTTCGCGCGCGGCGTGTGGCGGCCGGGCAGCGCCACCACGGCGCTCGATGCGGGCGCGATCGTCGAGGATGTCAGCCACGCCTGGCTGCGCGACGAGGCGCCACGCCATCCACTGCAGGGCCACACCTGGCCCGATGCCGACAAGGCCGGCGCCTACAGCTGGTGCAAGGCGCCGCGGCTGGGCGGCGAGGTCGTGGAATGCGGCGCGCTTGCGCGCCAGCTGGTGGATGGCCAGCCGCTGCTGCGCGAACTGGTGACGGGTGAGGGCGGCAGCGTGTTCGCGCGCGTGCTCGGCCGCCTGCTCGAATTCGCCCGCGTGCTGCCGGCGATGGAAACCTGGGTGCGGGCGATCGAGCCCGGCGCGCCGTTCTGCGCCCAGGGCGAACTGCCGGACGACGCCCAGGGCGTGGGCCTGGTGGAAGCGGCGCGTGGCGCGCTCGGCCACTGGCTGACGGTGCGCCACGGCCGCATCGTCGGGTATCAGATCATCGCGCCGACCACCTGGAACTTCTCGCCGCGCGACGCAGCCGGAACACCCGGGGCGCTGGAGCAGGCCCTGGTCGGGCTGCCGATGGCCGAAGACGGCAGCGTGCCCGCGCTGGTCCAGCACGTGGTGCGCTCTTTCGACCCCTGCATGGTATGTACGGTGCATTGA
- a CDS encoding sensor domain-containing diguanylate cyclase: MRASDWGLSAARWAIAGAIVLLVTDLLLAWVLWNERERALERGQESVTLAAATALRRAESLFELLDRTLSGVSEVVAARASTAPDDVYLHRLLLRRNAITPALVSINLIGADGRLLSTSRTYPAPPIDLSDRDYVKAQIDDWNKGLFLGSPVTSRLSGIQIVPISRRVNNDGGRLIGVVSGAIDPHYLHDLVSNGADGLLLGIFRRDGHALACLPHREECPDAPPQVKHMIDSDLEGGAEAEISKVRLLGKGRGISVYLPSRDGQFFVVADLPNKTLLASWHANLPVFLVIALGGNVALMVIGLYAYRQVTRRRQALDELAATNRELEDRVRERTRELHRLAHTDVLTGARNRRAFMDEGEALFALAHRHHRDLAVMVLDVDRFKSINDRYGHAGGDAVLRALATVPDSVLRTSDLFARFGGEEFAIVLPETDCKGAMEVGQRLLAAFRECEVPHDGQVLRFTVSIGLSVIGPADASLEALLQRADLALYRAKESGRDRLEWTPADSGVC; this comes from the coding sequence GTGAGGGCATCGGACTGGGGCTTGAGCGCCGCACGCTGGGCGATCGCCGGGGCCATCGTGCTGCTGGTGACCGACCTGCTGCTGGCGTGGGTGCTGTGGAACGAACGCGAACGCGCGCTGGAGCGCGGTCAGGAGTCGGTCACGCTGGCGGCCGCAACCGCCCTGCGGCGCGCCGAGAGCCTGTTCGAACTGCTCGACCGCACCCTGTCCGGCGTCAGCGAGGTGGTGGCGGCGCGCGCCAGCACCGCGCCGGACGACGTTTACCTGCACCGCCTGCTGCTCCGGCGCAACGCGATCACGCCGGCCCTCGTCTCGATCAACCTCATCGGTGCCGACGGCCGCCTCCTCAGCACCTCGCGCACCTATCCGGCGCCGCCGATCGACCTCTCCGACCGGGACTACGTGAAGGCGCAGATCGATGACTGGAACAAGGGCCTGTTCCTCGGCAGCCCGGTCACTTCGCGCCTGAGCGGCATCCAGATCGTGCCGATCAGCCGGCGCGTGAACAACGACGGCGGCCGCCTGATCGGTGTCGTCTCGGGGGCGATCGATCCCCACTACCTTCACGATCTGGTGTCCAACGGCGCCGACGGCCTGCTGCTGGGCATCTTCCGCCGCGACGGCCATGCGCTGGCCTGCCTGCCGCACCGCGAGGAATGCCCCGATGCGCCGCCGCAGGTAAAGCACATGATCGACAGCGACCTGGAAGGCGGCGCCGAGGCCGAGATCAGCAAAGTGCGCCTGCTCGGCAAGGGCCGCGGCATTTCGGTCTATCTGCCCTCGCGCGACGGCCAGTTCTTCGTCGTTGCCGACCTGCCGAACAAGACCCTGCTCGCCTCCTGGCATGCGAACCTGCCGGTGTTCCTGGTGATCGCGCTCGGCGGCAACGTCGCGCTGATGGTGATCGGGCTCTACGCCTACCGTCAGGTCACCCGCCGCCGCCAGGCGCTGGACGAACTGGCCGCCACCAACCGCGAACTGGAAGACCGGGTGCGCGAACGCACCCGCGAGCTGCACCGGCTGGCCCACACCGACGTGCTGACCGGCGCGCGCAACCGGCGCGCCTTCATGGACGAAGGCGAGGCGCTGTTCGCGCTGGCGCACCGCCACCACCGCGACCTCGCGGTAATGGTGCTCGACGTGGACCGCTTCAAGTCGATCAACGACCGCTACGGCCACGCCGGGGGCGACGCGGTGCTGCGCGCGCTCGCCACCGTGCCCGACAGCGTGCTGCGCACCTCCGACCTGTTCGCCCGCTTCGGCGGCGAGGAGTTCGCCATCGTGCTGCCGGAAACCGACTGCAAGGGTGCGATGGAGGTCGGCCAGCGCCTGCTCGCGGCCTTCCGCGAATGCGAGGTGCCGCACGACGGCCAGGTGCTGCGCTTCACGGTGTCGATCGGCTTGAGCGTGATCGGACCCGCCGACGCCAGCCTGGAAGCGCTGCTGCAGCGTGCCGACCTGGCCCTCTACCGGGCCAAGGAAAGCGGCCGCGACCGCCTCGAATGGACGCCGGCCGACTCAGGCGTGTGCTAG
- a CDS encoding sensor histidine kinase has translation MPDQPRHPDPLPPLQHTGHPGELVGVGEDVWMDVIHKMDEVYSDLLQYEVALEEKNAKLEESQQFILSVLTSISDILVVCDRHGAIEEVNRSLEDFTGRDLDSLRGTSVFELLADDQARAQLRHLFSLFGDQALHDCELPLRACDGSAVPVSLNCTPRFNAVGKAMGMVVTGRPVGELKRAYQALRQAHEDLKRTQQQLLHSEKMASLGRLVAGVAHELNNPISFILGNVHALKRYAGRLESYLGAIHGGDSAEHLAQLRTRLRIDRLLGDLPALIDGTIEGAERTRDIVDGLKRFSAIDREVNEAFDLAEVIERAVSWVRRGARDSFHVRFSMPRKIPMTGSAGQMQQVMMNLVQNAWDATAEQPEQWLDILAEVEAGTDTGGARVRVSFHDNGPGIAAQHLPQVFDPFFSTKQVGKGTGLGLSISYGIIERHGGRISAANHPAGGAIFTVELPLAGVGA, from the coding sequence ATGCCCGACCAGCCCCGCCATCCCGATCCGCTGCCGCCGCTGCAACACACCGGCCATCCCGGCGAACTCGTCGGCGTCGGCGAGGACGTGTGGATGGACGTCATCCACAAGATGGACGAGGTCTATTCCGACCTGCTGCAGTACGAAGTGGCGCTGGAGGAAAAGAACGCCAAGCTGGAGGAATCGCAGCAGTTCATCCTGTCGGTGCTGACCTCGATCTCCGACATCCTGGTGGTGTGCGACCGCCACGGTGCCATCGAGGAGGTCAACCGCTCGCTGGAGGACTTCACCGGGCGCGACCTCGACAGCCTGCGCGGCACCTCGGTGTTCGAGCTGCTGGCCGACGACCAGGCCCGCGCCCAGCTGCGGCACCTGTTCTCGCTGTTCGGCGACCAGGCCCTGCACGACTGCGAACTGCCGCTGCGCGCGTGCGACGGCAGCGCGGTGCCGGTGTCGCTCAACTGCACGCCGCGCTTCAACGCGGTCGGCAAGGCGATGGGGATGGTGGTCACCGGCCGCCCGGTGGGTGAACTCAAGCGCGCCTATCAGGCGCTGCGCCAGGCCCACGAAGACCTCAAGCGCACCCAGCAGCAGCTGCTGCATTCCGAGAAGATGGCCTCGCTCGGGCGCCTGGTGGCCGGCGTCGCCCACGAGCTGAACAACCCGATCAGCTTCATCCTCGGCAACGTCCACGCGCTCAAGCGCTACGCCGGCCGGCTGGAGAGCTACCTCGGCGCGATCCACGGCGGCGACAGCGCGGAACACCTCGCCCAGCTGCGCACGCGGCTGCGCATCGACCGCCTGCTCGGCGACCTGCCGGCGCTGATCGACGGCACCATCGAGGGCGCCGAACGCACGCGCGACATCGTGGACGGCCTCAAGCGCTTCTCCGCGATCGACCGCGAGGTGAACGAAGCCTTCGACCTCGCCGAGGTGATCGAGCGCGCGGTGAGCTGGGTGCGGCGCGGCGCGCGCGACAGCTTCCACGTGCGCTTCTCGATGCCGCGCAAGATCCCGATGACCGGCTCGGCCGGGCAGATGCAGCAGGTGATGATGAATCTGGTGCAGAACGCCTGGGACGCCACCGCGGAACAGCCCGAACAGTGGCTGGACATCCTCGCGGAGGTGGAAGCGGGCACGGATACCGGCGGCGCGCGCGTGCGGGTGAGCTTTCACGACAACGGGCCGGGCATCGCGGCCCAGCATCTGCCGCAGGTGTTCGACCCCTTCTTTTCGACCAAGCAGGTGGGCAAGGGCACCGGGCTGGGGCTGTCGATCAGCTACGGCATCATCGAGCGCCACGGCGGGCGCATCAGCGCCGCCAACCATCCGGCCGGCGGCGCCATCTTCACGGTCGAGCTGCCGCTGGCAGGCGTGGGGGCGTAA
- a CDS encoding flavin reductase family protein, with the protein MSQPNPSAADFARNFRNALGMFATGIAVVTTRSPAGEPLGLTINSFNSVSLEPPLIVWSLANQLPSRAIFENCEYYAINILAEDQEPLSRLFSRRSDDKFADLELDEGVGGVPLLRGCCARFQCRNTVRHPGGDHVVFISEVVDFDRNELPPLIYHGGAYRRLA; encoded by the coding sequence ATGTCCCAACCCAATCCGTCGGCAGCCGATTTCGCCCGCAATTTCCGCAACGCGCTGGGCATGTTCGCCACCGGCATCGCGGTGGTCACCACGCGCAGCCCGGCAGGCGAACCGCTCGGGCTGACGATCAACTCGTTCAACTCGGTGTCGCTCGAGCCGCCGCTGATCGTGTGGAGCCTGGCCAACCAGTTGCCGAGCCGGGCGATCTTCGAAAACTGCGAATACTACGCGATCAATATCCTCGCCGAGGACCAGGAACCGCTGTCGCGGCTGTTCTCGCGCCGTTCGGACGACAAGTTCGCCGATCTCGAACTGGATGAGGGCGTTGGCGGCGTGCCGCTGCTGCGCGGCTGCTGCGCGCGCTTCCAGTGCCGCAACACGGTGCGTCATCCGGGCGGCGACCACGTGGTGTTCATCAGCGAAGTCGTGGATTTCGACCGCAACGAGCTGCCGCCGCTGATCTACCACGGCGGCGCCTACCGCCGCCTCGCCTGA
- the mutY gene encoding A/G-specific adenine glycosylase, protein MTPPRPAPSAPPPAAAGPRDFAARLLDWQRTDGRHDLPWQRSADPYRIWLSEIMLQQTQVETVIPYYARFLDRFPTLADLAAAPVEDVMALWSGLGYYARARNLHRAAVAVATQHGGRFPPSAAAIAELPGIGRSTAAAIAAFAYGERAAILDGNVKRVLCRAFGIDGFPGEKAVENRLWALAEALLPQAEVGRYIQAQMDLGATVCTRGKPACTRCPFAADCVALTTARVGELPVPRPRKAAPRRHSRMAVLRCGDRVLLERRPPAGIWGGLLALPEIPPDGANVGQWTQARFGLRATTMTPLPPLTHVFTHFVLEIAPLQIEVEAGGSRADDDGALCWLPLSDTTGAALPTPVRRILDGLATPD, encoded by the coding sequence ATGACACCCCCACGCCCCGCTCCGTCCGCCCCCCCGCCCGCTGCCGCCGGCCCGCGGGACTTCGCCGCGCGCCTGCTCGACTGGCAGCGTACCGACGGCCGTCACGACCTGCCCTGGCAACGCAGCGCCGACCCGTACCGGATCTGGCTGTCGGAGATCATGCTGCAGCAGACCCAGGTGGAAACGGTGATCCCGTACTACGCGCGCTTTCTCGACCGTTTCCCGACGCTGGCGGACCTTGCGGCGGCGCCGGTGGAGGACGTGATGGCGCTGTGGAGCGGGCTGGGCTACTACGCCCGCGCGCGCAACCTGCACCGCGCGGCGGTGGCGGTGGCGACGCAGCACGGCGGCCGCTTCCCGCCCAGCGCGGCGGCCATCGCCGAGCTGCCCGGCATCGGCCGTTCGACCGCGGCGGCGATTGCCGCCTTTGCCTACGGCGAGCGCGCCGCGATCCTTGACGGCAACGTCAAGCGCGTGCTCTGCCGCGCCTTCGGCATCGACGGTTTTCCGGGCGAAAAGGCGGTGGAAAACCGGCTGTGGGCGCTGGCCGAAGCGCTGCTGCCGCAGGCCGAGGTCGGACGCTACATCCAGGCGCAGATGGACCTGGGCGCCACCGTATGCACCCGCGGCAAGCCGGCTTGCACGCGCTGTCCGTTCGCCGCGGACTGCGTGGCGCTCACGACCGCGCGCGTCGGCGAACTGCCCGTGCCGCGGCCGCGGAAGGCGGCGCCGCGCCGCCACAGCCGCATGGCCGTGCTGCGGTGCGGGGACCGGGTCCTGCTGGAGCGCCGCCCGCCGGCCGGCATCTGGGGCGGGCTGCTGGCGCTGCCGGAAATCCCGCCAGACGGCGCCAATGTCGGCCAATGGACGCAGGCGCGCTTCGGCCTGCGCGCCACGACGATGACGCCGCTGCCGCCGCTGACCCATGTGTTCACCCACTTCGTGCTGGAGATCGCGCCACTGCAGATCGAGGTCGAAGCCGGCGGGAGCCGGGCGGATGACGATGGCGCGCTGTGCTGGCTGCCGCTGTCCGACACCACCGGCGCCGCGCTGCCGACGCCAGTGCGGCGCATCCTCGACGGGCTGGCGACGCCGGACTGA